The Micropterus dolomieu isolate WLL.071019.BEF.003 ecotype Adirondacks linkage group LG20, ASM2129224v1, whole genome shotgun sequence genome has a segment encoding these proteins:
- the marchf7 gene encoding E3 ubiquitin-protein ligase MARCH7 isoform X2 has product MDSRSRRLPFCLSGSRSSYTSSPTLSSSSLGSSRLYSRETVLNNDRFPRASSAYKADLDQQTDSDGKLGMRSVLLNASDDGDSKRAKLSYSNRGLYSRTASTSVAGSTYSSNGLSSGRVTGEKQNDPLDSSWRSCHLLSRPSSSSSKPLLSRRELETKNEPSLSGLEERRRPPGLTSSLYQTDRVTSTYAQGARPKETAYSPSSTARESSLNRHLSSSTSQRPSPLVRDFSSRTPARFLNSSSTLRSSQEQMGNLKSSSDSSSFYSTHTPWYTTPLARPEASLPPRPAPEGAEPEGRRSTRCLLSRLFSRRSSQDSSSGSSSVRSLDDDGPSTGGESVDSDEGARMPSVEPEAGGPEVSLGSLRNRRADLAPIQENNSNDGYRSGLARSRMGLWREPGVGSSNGTSSGGGTGSSWLSSSLRGRCPPLLSRLRRHARNGSAHSTAGLEEGYSHPQHLLRRWDNLEHKASQDDDDDDDEEEEEEEEEGAVGLEVFGTGLPCRREDETLPELEDASVAFSPRRRVGIYENIAVSVGPVSGVESQLDVQKEKPVSSRDQEKLRKIKERLLLEDSDEEGDLCRICQMGEESASNPLIQPCRCTGSLQYVHQDCIKRWLRSKIGSGTNLEAITTCELCKEKLRLNIDNFDIQELYRTHVQSEYDEFISSGLYLVVLLHFCEQRFSDVLGAVDAAGLFNLVRILHEHMDNLEIPHGESDEEIRDNRPSIEFSDLDDDLEEEY; this is encoded by the exons ATGGACTCTAGGTCTCGCAGACTTCCATTTTGTCTGTCCGGCTCGAGGTCGTCCTACACATCAAGTCCAACACTTTCCTCCTCATCACTGGGCTCCAGTAGACTGTACAGTAGGGAGACGGTGCTAAATAATGACCGCTTCCCGAGGGCATCGTCTGCTTACAAAGCAGACCTGGACCAGCAG ACTGATTCTGATGGGAAGTTGGGGATGCGTTCAGTTCTGTTAAACGCCAGTGATGATGGTGATTCTAAAAGAGCCAAACTGTCATACAGCAACAGAGGACTGTACTCAAGAACAGCCAGCACCTCAGTCGCTGGATCCACCTATTCCAGTAATGGGCTCAGCAGTGGCAGAG TTAcaggtgaaaaacaaaatgacccGCTGGATTCATCGTGGAGGTCATGCCACTTACTCTCACGGCCATCATCTTCTTCCTCAAAGCCGCTGTTGTCCAGGAGAGAGCTAGAGACAAAGAACGAGCCCAGTCTATCAGGTTTGGAAGAAAGAAGGAGGCCTCCTGGATTGACTTCCTCATTGT ATCAGACAGATCGGGTGACCTCCACATATGCACAAGGAGCTCGGCCTAAAGAGACTGCCTACTCTCCATCCTCCACTGCTAGAGAAAGCTCCCTAAATCGCCACCTCTCATCTTCCACATCCCAGCGGCCTTCTCCTCTGGTGCGTGACTTCAGCAGCAGAACCCCAGCCCGTTTCTTGAACAGCTCATCCACCCTTCGCTCATCTCAGGAACAAATGGGAAACCTTAAATCCTCCTCGGATAGCTCTTCCTTTTACTCCACCCACACCCCCTGGTACACCACTCCCCTTGCCAGACCAGAGGCCTCGCTCCCTCCAAGGCCAGCCCCTGAGGGTGCAGAGCCAGAGGGCCGTCGCTCCACTCGATGCCTGTTGTCCCGTCTCTTTTCACGGCGCTCCAGCCAAGACTCTTCTAGTGGATCTTCCAGTGTTCGCTCCCTTGATGATGACGGTCCATCAACTGGCGGAGAGTCTGTGGACAGTGACGAGGGAGCCAGGATGCCTAGTGTGGAGCCTGAAGCTGGAGGACCAGAGGTATCTTTAGGTAGCCTCAGGAATCGCAGAGCAGACCTCGCCCCTATCcaggaaaacaacagcaacGATGGCTATCGCAGTGGCCTGGCTCGGTCCAGAATGGGATTGTGGAGAGAGCCTGGCGTTGGCAGTAGTAATGGCACCAGCAGTGGAGGAGGCACCGGCTCCTCCTGGctttcctcctccctccgtGGCCGctgccctcctctcctctctcgcCTCAGGAGACATGCAAGGAACGGGAGTGCACACTCAACTGCAGGCTTGGAAGAAGGCTACAGCCATCCGCAGCATTTACTGAGAAGGTGGGATAACCTTGAGCATAAAGCATCACAAGATgatgacgacgacgacgacgaggaggaagaggaggaagaggaagaaggagcaGTTGGTTTAGAGGTCTTTGGCACAGGCCTTCCCTGCAGACGCGAGGATGAAACATTGCCTGAACTCGAAGATGCCTCAGTTGCATTCTCACCACGCCGCAGAGTCGGCATATATGAGAACATTGCAGTTTCTGTGGGTCCAGTGAGCGGTGTTGAGAGCCAACTGGATGTCCAGAAGGAGAAGCCAGTTTCCAGTAGAGATCAAGAGAAGCTGCGCAAGATCAAGGAGAG ACTGCTGCTTGAGGACTCTGATGAGGAAGGTGACCTGTGCAGAATCTGCCAGATGGGGGAGGAATCTGCATCCAACCCTCTGATTCAGCCTTGCCGCTGTACAGGAAGCCTGCAATACGTCCACCAGGACTGCATCAAGAGGTGGCTCCGCTCTAAAATTGGCTCAG gcacAAACCTTGAGGCCATCACAACATGTGAACTGTGCAAGGAGAAACTGCGTTTGAACATAGACAACTTTGACATTCAAGAGTTATACAGGACACACGTGCAA tcagaATATGATGAGTTTATCAGCAGTGGTCTCTATCTGGTGGTGCTGCTGCATTTCTGCGAGCAGAGGTTCTCTGATGTTCTGGGAGCAGTCGACGCAGCTGGG TTATTCAACCTGGTGAGAATTCTTCATGAACACATGGACAATCTTGAAA TTCCCCATGGGGAAAGTGATGAGGAGATCAGAGACAACAGGCCATCTATTGAGTTTTCTGACCTGGATGACGATCTTGAAGAGGAGTACTAA
- the marchf7 gene encoding E3 ubiquitin-protein ligase MARCH7 isoform X1 — protein MDSRSRRLPFCLSGSRSSYTSSPTLSSSSLGSSRLYSRETVLNNDRFPRASSAYKADLDQQSSRLLRPSRDYSSSDSLSTSWKLPSSLTSSSRSYDRPWAESPLSSRSKLTDSDGKLGMRSVLLNASDDGDSKRAKLSYSNRGLYSRTASTSVAGSTYSSNGLSSGRVTGEKQNDPLDSSWRSCHLLSRPSSSSSKPLLSRRELETKNEPSLSGLEERRRPPGLTSSLYQTDRVTSTYAQGARPKETAYSPSSTARESSLNRHLSSSTSQRPSPLVRDFSSRTPARFLNSSSTLRSSQEQMGNLKSSSDSSSFYSTHTPWYTTPLARPEASLPPRPAPEGAEPEGRRSTRCLLSRLFSRRSSQDSSSGSSSVRSLDDDGPSTGGESVDSDEGARMPSVEPEAGGPEVSLGSLRNRRADLAPIQENNSNDGYRSGLARSRMGLWREPGVGSSNGTSSGGGTGSSWLSSSLRGRCPPLLSRLRRHARNGSAHSTAGLEEGYSHPQHLLRRWDNLEHKASQDDDDDDDEEEEEEEEEGAVGLEVFGTGLPCRREDETLPELEDASVAFSPRRRVGIYENIAVSVGPVSGVESQLDVQKEKPVSSRDQEKLRKIKERLLLEDSDEEGDLCRICQMGEESASNPLIQPCRCTGSLQYVHQDCIKRWLRSKIGSGTNLEAITTCELCKEKLRLNIDNFDIQELYRTHVQSEYDEFISSGLYLVVLLHFCEQRFSDVLGAVDAAGLFNLVRILHEHMDNLEIPHGESDEEIRDNRPSIEFSDLDDDLEEEY, from the exons ATGGACTCTAGGTCTCGCAGACTTCCATTTTGTCTGTCCGGCTCGAGGTCGTCCTACACATCAAGTCCAACACTTTCCTCCTCATCACTGGGCTCCAGTAGACTGTACAGTAGGGAGACGGTGCTAAATAATGACCGCTTCCCGAGGGCATCGTCTGCTTACAAAGCAGACCTGGACCAGCAG aGTTCTCGTCTCCTGCGGCCGTCCAGAGACTACAGCAGCTCTGACAGTCTCTCCACCAGCTGGAAGTTGCCGTCTTCACTGACGTCCTCCAGCAGATCTTATGACCGCCCGTGGGCTGAATCCCCTCTCAGCAGCAGGAGCAAACTG ACTGATTCTGATGGGAAGTTGGGGATGCGTTCAGTTCTGTTAAACGCCAGTGATGATGGTGATTCTAAAAGAGCCAAACTGTCATACAGCAACAGAGGACTGTACTCAAGAACAGCCAGCACCTCAGTCGCTGGATCCACCTATTCCAGTAATGGGCTCAGCAGTGGCAGAG TTAcaggtgaaaaacaaaatgacccGCTGGATTCATCGTGGAGGTCATGCCACTTACTCTCACGGCCATCATCTTCTTCCTCAAAGCCGCTGTTGTCCAGGAGAGAGCTAGAGACAAAGAACGAGCCCAGTCTATCAGGTTTGGAAGAAAGAAGGAGGCCTCCTGGATTGACTTCCTCATTGT ATCAGACAGATCGGGTGACCTCCACATATGCACAAGGAGCTCGGCCTAAAGAGACTGCCTACTCTCCATCCTCCACTGCTAGAGAAAGCTCCCTAAATCGCCACCTCTCATCTTCCACATCCCAGCGGCCTTCTCCTCTGGTGCGTGACTTCAGCAGCAGAACCCCAGCCCGTTTCTTGAACAGCTCATCCACCCTTCGCTCATCTCAGGAACAAATGGGAAACCTTAAATCCTCCTCGGATAGCTCTTCCTTTTACTCCACCCACACCCCCTGGTACACCACTCCCCTTGCCAGACCAGAGGCCTCGCTCCCTCCAAGGCCAGCCCCTGAGGGTGCAGAGCCAGAGGGCCGTCGCTCCACTCGATGCCTGTTGTCCCGTCTCTTTTCACGGCGCTCCAGCCAAGACTCTTCTAGTGGATCTTCCAGTGTTCGCTCCCTTGATGATGACGGTCCATCAACTGGCGGAGAGTCTGTGGACAGTGACGAGGGAGCCAGGATGCCTAGTGTGGAGCCTGAAGCTGGAGGACCAGAGGTATCTTTAGGTAGCCTCAGGAATCGCAGAGCAGACCTCGCCCCTATCcaggaaaacaacagcaacGATGGCTATCGCAGTGGCCTGGCTCGGTCCAGAATGGGATTGTGGAGAGAGCCTGGCGTTGGCAGTAGTAATGGCACCAGCAGTGGAGGAGGCACCGGCTCCTCCTGGctttcctcctccctccgtGGCCGctgccctcctctcctctctcgcCTCAGGAGACATGCAAGGAACGGGAGTGCACACTCAACTGCAGGCTTGGAAGAAGGCTACAGCCATCCGCAGCATTTACTGAGAAGGTGGGATAACCTTGAGCATAAAGCATCACAAGATgatgacgacgacgacgacgaggaggaagaggaggaagaggaagaaggagcaGTTGGTTTAGAGGTCTTTGGCACAGGCCTTCCCTGCAGACGCGAGGATGAAACATTGCCTGAACTCGAAGATGCCTCAGTTGCATTCTCACCACGCCGCAGAGTCGGCATATATGAGAACATTGCAGTTTCTGTGGGTCCAGTGAGCGGTGTTGAGAGCCAACTGGATGTCCAGAAGGAGAAGCCAGTTTCCAGTAGAGATCAAGAGAAGCTGCGCAAGATCAAGGAGAG ACTGCTGCTTGAGGACTCTGATGAGGAAGGTGACCTGTGCAGAATCTGCCAGATGGGGGAGGAATCTGCATCCAACCCTCTGATTCAGCCTTGCCGCTGTACAGGAAGCCTGCAATACGTCCACCAGGACTGCATCAAGAGGTGGCTCCGCTCTAAAATTGGCTCAG gcacAAACCTTGAGGCCATCACAACATGTGAACTGTGCAAGGAGAAACTGCGTTTGAACATAGACAACTTTGACATTCAAGAGTTATACAGGACACACGTGCAA tcagaATATGATGAGTTTATCAGCAGTGGTCTCTATCTGGTGGTGCTGCTGCATTTCTGCGAGCAGAGGTTCTCTGATGTTCTGGGAGCAGTCGACGCAGCTGGG TTATTCAACCTGGTGAGAATTCTTCATGAACACATGGACAATCTTGAAA TTCCCCATGGGGAAAGTGATGAGGAGATCAGAGACAACAGGCCATCTATTGAGTTTTCTGACCTGGATGACGATCTTGAAGAGGAGTACTAA